One Streptomyces sp. R28 DNA window includes the following coding sequences:
- a CDS encoding ABC transporter ATP-binding protein, protein MSNSDTGPTPDPVLHIQDLNYSVRNRSLFKGLQLSVSAGESVAITGPSGSGKSTLLSSILGLIKPHGGSIRVTGAEVTKLRGKQIAKLRSETIGTVFQFGELLPELSPLDNVALAALLSRSDRAGGYRQAQELLDELRVPPAETTEELSGGEHQRTAVARALINSPELILADEPTGSLDPDATARIAELLFDLPRRRRCGLVLVTHDAEVAARADRVLRLEAGSLVPARAREAVEA, encoded by the coding sequence GTGAGCAACTCCGACACCGGGCCCACGCCCGACCCCGTACTCCACATTCAGGATCTGAACTACTCGGTCCGGAACCGGAGCCTGTTCAAGGGCCTGCAGCTCAGTGTCAGCGCCGGCGAGTCAGTGGCGATCACAGGTCCGAGCGGCTCCGGCAAGAGCACGCTGCTCTCGTCGATCCTCGGTCTGATCAAGCCCCATGGCGGAAGCATCAGGGTAACCGGTGCGGAAGTGACGAAGCTGCGGGGTAAGCAGATCGCCAAGCTGCGCAGCGAAACAATCGGCACAGTCTTCCAGTTCGGGGAGTTGCTGCCCGAACTCAGCCCGCTGGACAACGTGGCGCTGGCGGCGCTGTTGTCGCGTTCTGACCGCGCCGGCGGATACCGCCAGGCACAGGAACTGCTGGACGAACTACGCGTTCCGCCGGCTGAGACGACGGAGGAACTCTCCGGAGGTGAGCACCAGCGCACAGCCGTGGCTCGTGCGCTGATCAACTCGCCCGAGCTGATTCTGGCCGATGAGCCCACTGGTTCCCTCGACCCTGACGCCACCGCTCGCATCGCGGAACTGCTCTTCGATCTCCCTCGGCGGCGCAGGTGTGGGTTGGTGCTGGTGACGCACGACGCCGAGGTTGCCGCACGCGCGGACCGGGTGCTGCGTCTTGAGGCCGGTTCGCTGGTTCCTGCCCGGGCGCGGGAGGCGGTGGAGGCGTGA
- a CDS encoding glycerate kinase, with translation MLIAADKFKGSLTAVQVAERVTAGLRRVVPDLEVEAMPVADGGDGTVDAAVAAGFERREVQVAGPLGHEVTAAFALRGDTAVVEMAEASGLQRLPAGAFAPLTASTYGSGELLRAALDAGARTIVFGVGGSATTDGGAGMLTALGARFLGADGEPVAPGGGGLADLATADLSGLDPRLASVELVLASDVDNPLTGPKGAPAVYGPQKGASPDDVQTLDAALAHFAKVLEESVGPQAAEHAAAPGAGAAGGIGYGALLLGARFRPGIEVMLDVLGFGSALERADLVITGEGSLDEQTLHGKAPAGVAAAARARGIEVVAVCGRLALPPADLGNAGIRRAYALSALEPDPAKSMAQAGPLLERVAESIVRDFLA, from the coding sequence GTGCTCATCGCCGCGGACAAGTTCAAGGGGTCGCTCACGGCCGTGCAGGTCGCCGAGCGGGTGACGGCCGGTCTGCGCCGGGTCGTGCCGGACCTCGAGGTCGAGGCCATGCCCGTGGCCGACGGCGGCGACGGGACCGTGGACGCGGCGGTCGCGGCCGGCTTCGAGCGGCGCGAGGTACAGGTCGCGGGGCCCCTCGGGCACGAGGTCACGGCGGCGTTCGCGCTGCGCGGCGACACGGCGGTCGTGGAGATGGCGGAGGCGAGCGGTCTGCAACGGCTGCCCGCGGGTGCCTTCGCGCCGCTCACGGCGTCCACGTACGGCTCCGGCGAACTCCTGCGGGCGGCACTGGACGCCGGTGCCCGCACGATCGTGTTCGGCGTCGGCGGCAGCGCCACCACGGACGGCGGCGCCGGCATGCTGACCGCGCTGGGCGCGCGCTTCCTGGGTGCCGACGGAGAGCCGGTGGCGCCGGGCGGCGGGGGCCTGGCCGACCTGGCCACCGCCGATCTGTCGGGCCTGGATCCGAGACTGGCCTCGGTCGAGCTGGTGCTCGCCAGCGACGTCGACAACCCGCTGACCGGCCCGAAGGGCGCGCCGGCGGTGTACGGCCCGCAGAAGGGGGCCTCGCCGGACGACGTGCAGACGCTGGACGCCGCGCTCGCGCACTTCGCGAAGGTGCTGGAGGAGTCGGTCGGGCCCCAGGCCGCCGAGCACGCCGCCGCGCCCGGCGCCGGCGCCGCGGGCGGCATCGGCTACGGCGCCCTCCTCCTGGGCGCCCGCTTCCGCCCCGGCATCGAGGTCATGCTCGACGTGCTGGGCTTCGGCTCGGCACTGGAACGGGCCGATCTGGTCATCACCGGCGAGGGCTCCCTGGACGAGCAGACCCTGCACGGCAAGGCCCCGGCGGGCGTCGCTGCGGCGGCCCGCGCCCGCGGCATTGAGGTCGTCGCGGTCTGCGGCCGTTTGGCCCTCCCGCCAGCGGACCTGGGCAACGCGGGCATCCGCCGCGCGTACGCCTTGTCGGCGCTCGAACCGGACCCGGCGAAGTCCATGGCCCAGGCGGGTCCTCTCCTGGAACGCGTGGCGGAGTCGATCGTGCGGGACTTCCTGGCCTGA
- a CDS encoding ABC transporter permease, producing MLAMVHASYVGKELRRDARTPVGLTEQSQANPATLWLAGSDALKGQRLFSVVFIAPRTSNAPLPPGVDRWPGPGEAVLSPGLLKAGAAEGIAGRYGKLSGTVGQEGLDDPGEWLAYVRPAKDMKAEAPIETVVGFGPQAGVPAEGLAPGMGRDNDKPEWMFQGLVIGLMLVPGLVLLFTALRAGAHGRDRRAALVDALGGLRRDRALIAVGEAMRPVTWGAFASIPFFAVAAFVDVRVPFVGYATSSADVRQHGWPVLLAPVAVMVSALALAVISDQLASRAKGTRPANAGRSRRQRYLAFLCAPAILLASRGPELAGDNTQYRTWISWIGLALVILTLPAGVAVVVAKLGGSLERTGRRRGWAGALIAGRRISSYPAATARLVTGVTVALIVFMQALAWQAMFGTYGAKMEEILSAVDRNVAEIGPRGTVSAREAAAYLESIPDGNVPVVLAPPRSADDGPITISGGCAALESLRLPCSPTPARVDVALDRRLQQLLHWNTEGGTYLKVVRADRAELAEQTVQSTNTLAVVRADGGVPAVAALKEASYRAYPRGAQVRFPGEEWLADGVPDQDQGRWIQLFGVLGMGILMLAIGLSGKAEFLRQGRALAPLTVLTGGYRVFRSSAAWAIVAPLALAALAGCVVAAWTARPVARPGMAYFVPEGLMATAVAVVLAVSVVMGLWAARIAGQQARNWRA from the coding sequence GTGCTGGCGATGGTCCACGCCTCCTATGTCGGCAAGGAGCTGCGGCGTGACGCCAGGACTCCGGTCGGGCTGACAGAGCAATCACAGGCAAACCCGGCCACGTTGTGGCTGGCCGGCTCGGACGCGCTGAAGGGGCAGCGGCTTTTCAGCGTGGTGTTCATCGCGCCGCGTACCTCGAATGCCCCACTTCCTCCAGGGGTGGATCGCTGGCCGGGGCCGGGTGAGGCCGTTCTGTCCCCCGGTCTCCTGAAAGCCGGCGCCGCGGAGGGAATCGCCGGCCGTTACGGAAAGCTCTCGGGCACGGTCGGGCAGGAGGGGTTGGACGACCCTGGAGAGTGGCTCGCCTACGTCCGGCCCGCCAAGGACATGAAAGCCGAGGCGCCGATCGAGACCGTGGTCGGTTTCGGGCCGCAGGCAGGCGTGCCGGCTGAAGGCTTGGCGCCAGGAATGGGGCGCGACAACGACAAGCCCGAGTGGATGTTCCAGGGCCTCGTCATCGGCCTGATGCTCGTACCAGGTCTCGTGCTCCTGTTCACCGCACTGCGTGCCGGGGCACATGGCCGTGACCGCAGAGCCGCCCTGGTCGATGCCCTGGGAGGACTGCGGCGCGACCGCGCCCTGATCGCCGTGGGCGAGGCGATGCGCCCGGTGACGTGGGGAGCCTTCGCGTCGATTCCGTTCTTCGCCGTGGCCGCGTTCGTTGACGTCCGGGTCCCGTTCGTCGGCTACGCGACGTCATCCGCCGACGTGCGTCAGCATGGCTGGCCGGTACTGCTGGCCCCCGTGGCCGTCATGGTTTCGGCGCTGGCCCTTGCCGTCATCAGCGATCAGCTGGCCAGCCGGGCCAAGGGGACCCGACCCGCCAACGCGGGCAGGTCACGCCGACAGCGGTACCTCGCGTTTCTCTGTGCGCCGGCGATCCTGCTCGCCAGCCGCGGTCCGGAACTCGCCGGCGACAACACGCAGTACCGGACATGGATCAGCTGGATCGGCCTTGCCCTCGTCATACTCACCCTGCCGGCCGGGGTGGCAGTCGTCGTGGCCAAGCTCGGGGGAAGCCTGGAGCGGACCGGGCGCCGGCGGGGATGGGCCGGTGCGCTGATCGCGGGCCGCCGCATCAGCAGCTACCCGGCGGCCACGGCCCGCCTGGTCACCGGTGTGACGGTTGCGCTGATCGTCTTCATGCAGGCCCTCGCCTGGCAGGCGATGTTCGGCACCTACGGCGCCAAGATGGAGGAGATCCTCAGCGCTGTCGACAGGAACGTGGCCGAGATCGGCCCCAGGGGGACGGTCTCCGCCAGGGAGGCCGCCGCCTATCTTGAGTCCATCCCCGACGGCAATGTGCCCGTCGTCCTCGCGCCTCCCCGCAGCGCCGATGATGGCCCCATCACGATCAGCGGGGGATGCGCCGCTCTGGAGAGCCTTCGGCTCCCGTGTTCGCCCACACCGGCCCGTGTCGATGTCGCACTCGATCGGCGCTTGCAGCAGCTGCTCCACTGGAACACGGAGGGCGGCACCTATCTGAAGGTGGTCCGAGCCGACCGCGCTGAGCTGGCCGAGCAAACCGTGCAGAGCACCAACACCCTGGCGGTGGTGAGGGCTGACGGCGGCGTCCCTGCCGTCGCGGCTCTCAAGGAAGCCTCCTACCGGGCCTATCCCCGCGGGGCCCAGGTCCGTTTCCCCGGGGAGGAGTGGCTGGCGGACGGCGTTCCGGACCAGGACCAGGGCCGGTGGATCCAGCTCTTCGGTGTGCTGGGGATGGGAATCCTCATGCTCGCCATCGGCCTCAGCGGCAAAGCCGAGTTCCTGCGCCAGGGCCGGGCACTGGCGCCGCTGACCGTGTTGACCGGCGGATACCGTGTCTTTCGCAGCAGCGCGGCCTGGGCGATCGTCGCGCCGCTCGCGCTCGCCGCACTGGCCGGGTGCGTCGTCGCTGCCTGGACCGCACGACCGGTCGCCCGGCCAGGAATGGCCTACTTCGTCCCCGAGGGCCTCATGGCGACCGCGGTCGCCGT